From a single Glycine soja cultivar W05 chromosome 19, ASM419377v2, whole genome shotgun sequence genomic region:
- the LOC114400304 gene encoding probable serine/threonine-protein kinase PIX7 translates to MGFGSNAVQAGSLDVDKSNERKKVEGAGKERKWWFRFSFFGSCIPSGSKVDSTISGTKAHNGENVKSVIVGSEENKSASDKITKETVATEESSTTASDAESNPSTPKFSEELKFASCMRKFTFNGLKVATRNFRPESLLGEGGFGCVFKGWIEENGTAPVKPGTGLTVAVKTLNHNGHQGHKEWLAELNYLGDLVHPNLVKLIGFCIEDDQRLLVYEFMPRGSLENHLFRRPLPLPWSIRMKIALGAAKGLAFLHEEAQRPIIYRDFKTSNILLDAEYNAKLSDFGLAKDGPEGEKTHVSTRVMGTYGYAAPEYVMTGHLTSKSDVYSFGVVLLEMLTGRRSIDKKRPNGEHNLVEWARPVLGDRRMFYRIIDPRLEGHFSVKGAQKAALLAAQCLSRDPKSRPLMSEVVRALKPLPSLKDMAISSYHFQIARVDRTMSMPNHKNGIRTQLVSVPRKGQPVRTLSSPNVPHGSPYLHHTKSPKPIG, encoded by the exons ATGGGGTTTGGGAGTAATGCAGTTCAAGCAGGGAGTTTGGATGTGGACAAGTCAAATGAAAGGAAGAAGGTAGAAGGTGctggaaaggagagaaaatggTGGTTTAGATTTAGCTTCTTTGGGAGCTGCATACCTTCAGGATCAAAAGTTGATAGCACCATAAGTGGCACTAAGGCCCATAAtg GTGAAAATGTCAAATCAGTGATAGTTGGATCAGAGGAAAACAAATCTGCATCTGATAAAATCACAAAGGAAACTGTTGCTACTGAAGAGTCCTCTACAACAGCTAGCGATGCGGAAAGTAACCCTTCCACACCAAAATTCAGTGAGGAGTTGAAGTTTGCTTCTTGTATGAGAAAATTCACATTCAATGGACTTAAGGTGGCAACTAGGAATTTCAGACCAGAGAGTCTTCTTGGTGAGGGAGGGTTTGGTTGTGTCTTCAAGGGTTGGATCGAGGAAAATGGAACTGCACCTGTGAAACCAGGTACTGGACTCACGGTTGCGGTCAAGACTCTTAACCACAATGGACATCAGGGTCACAAAGAGTGGCTT GCTGAATTAAATTATCTTGGTGATCTTGTCCATCCTAATCTTGTTAAGTTGATTGGTTTCTGTATTGAAGATGACCAAAGATTACTGGTTTATGAGTTTATGCCCCGAGGCAGTTTGGAGAACCACCTCTTTAGAA GGCCCCTGCCTCTTCCTTGGTCTATCAGAATGAAAATTGCACTTGGTGCAGCCAAAGGTCTTGCTTTTCTCCATGAAGAGGCTcagaggcccataatatatcgtgattTCAAAACATCTAATATACTATTAGATGCG GAATACAATGCCAAGCTTTCTGATTTTGGACTTGCCAAAGATGGTCCTGAGGGGGAGAAGACACATGTATCTACAAGAGTTATGGGAACATATGGTTATGCTGCTCCTGAGTATGTGATGACTG GACATTTGACATCAAAAAGTGATGTATACAGCTTTGGAGTAGTGCTACTTGAAATGCTCACAGGCCGGCGATCCATTGATAAGAAAAGACCAAATGGGGAACACAATCTGGTAGAGTGGGCTAGACCTGTACTGGGAGACCGGAGGATGTTCTACCGGATAATCGATCCCCGCCTTGAAGGCCACTTCTCGGTCAAAGGGGCGCAGAAAGCTGCCCTGCTGGCTGCTCAATGCCTTAGCCGTGATCCAAAATCTAGACCCTTGATGAGTGAAGTTGTTCGAGCTTTAAAGCCTCTGCCAAGCCTCAAGGACATGGCAATCTCATCTTATCACTTCCAGATTGCGCGCGTAGATCGAACCATGTCCATGCCGAATCATAAAAACGGTATTAGAACACAGTTAGTATCTGTGCCAAGGAAGGGTCAACCTGTAAGGACATTGTCTAGTCCAAATGTTCCACATGGTTCTCCATACCTTCATCATACCAAGTCTCCAAAACCTATTGGGTAA
- the LOC114400148 gene encoding hypersensitive-induced response protein 1 — protein MGQAFGCYQVDQSNVAIKEHFGKFDDVLEPGCHCLPWCLGYQIAGSLSLRVQQLDVRCETKTKDNVFVNVVASVQYRAVSEKASDAFYRLTNTREQIQSYVFDVIRASVPKLELDSVFEQKNDIAKAVEEELEKAMSTYGFEIVQTLIVDIEPDVNVKRAMNEINAAARLRLAANEKAEAEKILQIKKAEGEAESKYLSGLGIARQRQAIVDGLRDSVLAFSENVPGTSAKDVMDMVLVTQYFDTMKEIGASSRSSSVFIPHGPGAVKDIAVQIRDGLLQATASQN, from the exons ATGGGTCAAGCATTCGGTTGCTACCAAGTCGATCAGTCAAATGTGGCTATCAAGGAGCATTTTGGAAAATTTGATGATGTCCTAGAGCCTGGATGTCACTGCCTGCCTTGGTGTCTTGGGTACCAGATTGCTGGTAGTCTGTCGCTGCGAGTGCAGCAACTTGATGTTCGATGTGAGACGAAAACCAAG GACAATGTCTTTGTCAATGTGGTTGCATCTGTGCAATACCGAGCTGTGTCTGAGAAAGCATCTGATGCATTCTATAGGCTTACCAACACTAGGGAGCAGATCCAATCATATGTTTTTGATG TCATCAGGGCCAGTGTACCAAAGTTGGAGTTGGATTCTGTCTTTGAGCAGAAAAATGATATAGCAAAGGCTGTGGAGGAGGAGCTTGAGAAG GCCATGTCAACCTATGGATTTGAGATAGTTCAGACTCTCATTGTTGATATAGAGCCTGATGTTAATGTCAAGAGAGCAATGAACGAGATAAACGCAG CTGCTAGATTGAGGTTGGCTGCAAATGAGAAGGCTGAAGCTGAGAAAATACTGCAGATCAAGAAAGCGGAGGGAGAAGCAGAATCCAAATATCTGTCAGGACTCGGTATCGCTCGTCAACGTCAGGCCATTGTGGATGGACTGAGGGACAGCGTGCTTGCTTTCTCTGAGAACGTGCCCGGGACATCAGCTAAAGATGTCATGGACATGGTGCTGGTGACTCAATACTTTGACACCATGAAAGAGATAGGAGCATCGTCAAGGTCCTCGTCTGTGTTCATACCTCACGGTCCTGGGGCAGTTAAAGACATTGCCGTGCAAATTCGGGATGGTCTCCTTCAGGCCACTGCCTCACAGAATTAA